From Sporosarcina sp. 6E9, a single genomic window includes:
- a CDS encoding NRAMP family divalent metal transporter, which translates to MKEIKLDNLQGKPKVKKSVLLGAAFLMATSSVGPGFLTQTTVFTQQLAASFGFVILISLVLDVFAQMNVWRIIAVSGLRGQEIANKVLPGLGVVLAVLIVMGGLAFNIGNAAGAGLGLNAMIGIDPVVGALISGAFAIFIFVVKEAGKAMDKVAQIAGVVMMLLMVYVAISTTPPVGEAVVNSFMPAEISIFAIVTLVGGTVGGYITFAGGHRLLDAGVKGVESLPDVTKSSVIGIIVTGIMRVALFLAVLGVISKGLKIDSTNPPASVFHLAAGDLGYKMFGVIMWAAAITSVVGAAYTSVSFIRSFSPVIEKYHNWIIILFISISTITFAFVGQPVNVLIIAGALNALILPLALGTLLIAVYKKEIVGSYKHPMWLTIGGAIVVVIMGYLGIVTMIEQIPKVF; encoded by the coding sequence ATGAAAGAAATCAAGTTAGATAACTTGCAAGGCAAGCCGAAAGTGAAAAAGAGTGTCTTGCTCGGCGCAGCCTTTTTAATGGCAACTTCTTCAGTTGGGCCAGGATTTTTAACGCAAACAACTGTGTTTACGCAGCAATTGGCGGCTAGTTTTGGATTTGTGATTTTAATTTCATTGGTGCTAGATGTATTTGCGCAGATGAATGTGTGGCGAATCATTGCAGTATCTGGACTGCGTGGACAGGAAATTGCGAATAAAGTCTTACCTGGACTCGGCGTCGTATTGGCTGTTTTAATTGTCATGGGTGGGCTCGCCTTTAATATCGGAAATGCCGCTGGGGCAGGGCTCGGATTAAATGCTATGATTGGAATAGATCCGGTCGTCGGTGCACTCATTAGTGGAGCATTTGCGATTTTTATTTTTGTCGTGAAAGAGGCCGGAAAAGCGATGGATAAAGTTGCGCAAATTGCTGGGGTTGTCATGATGTTATTAATGGTGTATGTCGCCATTTCAACGACCCCGCCAGTTGGCGAAGCGGTTGTGAATTCATTCATGCCAGCAGAAATTAGTATTTTTGCCATTGTAACACTTGTCGGCGGAACGGTTGGCGGTTACATCACATTTGCGGGAGGACATCGTCTATTGGATGCAGGGGTAAAAGGCGTTGAGTCATTGCCCGATGTGACAAAAAGCTCCGTGATCGGAATCATCGTGACAGGAATTATGCGCGTGGCTTTATTCTTAGCGGTCCTCGGGGTAATTTCCAAAGGGCTTAAGATTGACTCGACCAATCCGCCAGCTTCGGTATTCCACCTTGCAGCTGGGGATCTCGGTTATAAAATGTTCGGCGTAATCATGTGGGCAGCCGCGATTACGTCAGTCGTGGGTGCGGCCTATACATCGGTTTCCTTTATCCGGTCATTCAGCCCGGTTATTGAAAAGTATCATAATTGGATCATTATCCTGTTTATTTCCATATCGACAATTACGTTTGCATTCGTTGGACAACCCGTGAATGTTCTTATTATCGCAGGCGCTTTGAATGCGCTCATCTTGCCACTCGCACTTGGCACGTTGTTGATCGCTGTTTATAAAAAAGAGATTGTGGGCAGTTATAAACACCCGATGTGGTTGACGATTGGCGGAGCGATTGTTGTTGTGATTATGGGGTATTTGGGAATCGTGACAATGATTGAACAGATTCCGAAGGTTTTTTAA
- a CDS encoding IclR family transcriptional regulator codes for MNNKNKTVVRSMDILNLFIDHGALSFQEIIDLSGIPKTSVYRMLRSLEEMEFLEKGADGNYRLGLLFLKFGNLVSDRLDLRKVAYPIMQDLHNDLKEAINLIVKRGDEAIYIEKIDTYQKVRLYTAVGRSSPLYAGACSRVILSHLPTSEIESYLDSVELKPFAAGTITDKNQLMETIQQTRQAGYTVSHSELENHSSAIAAPIFDNKGDVIAGISIAGIEANYQHENLALFAEKIKAAAEEISKQLGY; via the coding sequence GTGAACAATAAAAATAAAACGGTTGTGCGGTCCATGGATATTTTGAATTTGTTCATCGATCACGGGGCGTTATCGTTCCAAGAAATTATTGATTTATCGGGGATTCCGAAAACTTCGGTTTATCGCATGCTAAGGTCATTAGAAGAAATGGAGTTTTTAGAGAAAGGCGCGGATGGCAACTATCGCCTAGGCCTTTTATTTCTCAAGTTCGGCAACCTCGTTTCTGACAGGCTTGACCTTCGAAAAGTTGCCTATCCTATAATGCAAGACTTACATAATGATTTAAAAGAAGCGATCAATTTAATTGTGAAGCGCGGAGATGAGGCGATTTATATCGAAAAGATTGATACCTACCAAAAAGTTCGGTTATATACAGCGGTCGGAAGAAGCAGTCCTTTATATGCCGGCGCTTGTTCGCGGGTAATTCTATCTCATTTACCCACTTCAGAAATCGAAAGCTATTTGGATTCTGTTGAGTTAAAACCTTTCGCAGCGGGAACCATCACCGACAAGAATCAATTAATGGAAACCATCCAACAGACTAGGCAAGCTGGGTATACGGTGAGTCACTCTGAATTGGAAAATCATTCATCAGCCATCGCGGCGCCCATTTTCGATAACAAAGGTGATGTTATTGCGGGTATTAGTATCGCAGGGATTGAAGCGAACTATCAACATGAAAATCTTGCCCTATTTGCGGAGAAGATTAAAGCTGCAGCGGAAGAAATCTCAAAACAATTAGGTTATTAG
- a CDS encoding GMC family oxidoreductase, with the protein MVVKLDKVDVVVVGTGWAGGVVSAELSKAGYKVVALERGKNITRSDYIGVKDELRYTNRYEMMQNLSTETITSRNYIDEVALPVRTRKEVMVGTDLGGGSVHWAGATYRWKPYDFEIRSKTIERYGKDKIPKDMTIRDWGITYDEMEKYYDQWEKTAGISGEPDPIGDKRSSDYPNPPMKSSPAVNLFMDTTKKMGYHPYRVAAGNLSQTYTNPDGETLNQCMFCSFCTQYGCDFGAKSDPLVTVIPTAVKTGNFEARTGAYVRRVIYKNGKATGVLYSDTMTGEEFEQPADVVVLAAFTFANNRLLLLSGIGRPYDPKTKKGVIGRNFNGQFNITFLGARGYFKNKKFNYYMGAGALGGTMSDFAGDNFDHSNLDFINGGGIELRQYGDGAIATNHVPKGTPAWGPEFKKNSIYYANRSLNIWYTMATMSYWHNFVDLDPTYTDSFNDPLLRITYKYTDQDRNMAKFGIEKCQEIMEEMGADIVDVDEVPDEFDHIYDGGHYAGGVIMGDDPETSAVNNYLQMWDVDNLFVVGGSAFPQFAGHHPTATIGALGYRASEGIIKYFKNGGQLVEAEKKSRVV; encoded by the coding sequence ATGGTTGTTAAATTAGATAAAGTGGATGTAGTTGTTGTAGGGACGGGTTGGGCAGGTGGTGTCGTCTCGGCTGAACTCTCAAAAGCGGGCTATAAAGTGGTCGCGTTGGAACGCGGAAAAAATATTACTCGGTCAGATTACATAGGGGTAAAAGACGAGCTGCGTTATACGAATCGCTATGAGATGATGCAGAATCTGTCTACTGAAACAATTACCTCTCGAAACTATATAGATGAAGTTGCGTTGCCGGTTAGAACGCGTAAGGAAGTAATGGTTGGGACTGACTTAGGTGGTGGGAGTGTCCATTGGGCCGGCGCCACCTACCGTTGGAAGCCATATGATTTTGAGATTAGAAGTAAGACAATTGAGCGTTATGGGAAGGATAAAATTCCCAAGGACATGACGATACGGGACTGGGGAATTACTTATGATGAGATGGAAAAGTATTATGATCAATGGGAGAAAACAGCAGGGATTTCAGGCGAGCCAGATCCTATAGGAGACAAACGCTCGAGTGATTATCCGAATCCGCCAATGAAGAGTTCGCCGGCGGTTAATCTATTTATGGACACGACCAAAAAGATGGGGTACCACCCATACCGGGTTGCTGCAGGTAATCTGTCGCAAACTTATACAAATCCCGATGGTGAAACGCTGAATCAATGTATGTTTTGTTCATTTTGTACGCAATATGGCTGTGATTTTGGAGCGAAGTCGGATCCTTTAGTGACAGTAATTCCGACGGCTGTTAAGACTGGAAATTTTGAGGCAAGAACTGGTGCCTATGTCAGGCGTGTCATATACAAAAACGGCAAAGCGACAGGTGTCCTTTATTCCGATACGATGACTGGCGAAGAATTTGAACAACCAGCGGATGTCGTGGTATTAGCCGCATTCACGTTTGCGAATAATCGCTTACTCTTATTATCCGGCATCGGACGCCCATATGACCCGAAAACGAAAAAAGGTGTAATTGGAAGAAATTTCAATGGTCAATTTAATATAACTTTTCTCGGTGCGAGAGGGTATTTTAAAAACAAGAAGTTTAATTATTATATGGGTGCAGGTGCTTTAGGCGGGACGATGAGTGATTTTGCGGGGGATAATTTCGATCATTCGAATTTGGACTTCATTAATGGTGGTGGAATTGAACTAAGGCAATACGGAGACGGCGCCATTGCGACAAATCACGTCCCAAAAGGCACGCCGGCATGGGGACCAGAATTCAAGAAAAACTCCATTTATTACGCGAATCGCTCACTCAATATATGGTATACGATGGCAACGATGTCTTATTGGCATAACTTTGTAGACTTGGATCCAACGTATACGGATAGTTTCAATGATCCACTATTGCGCATTACTTATAAATATACCGACCAAGACCGCAATATGGCAAAGTTCGGGATTGAGAAATGCCAAGAAATCATGGAAGAAATGGGCGCAGACATTGTGGACGTGGATGAAGTTCCAGACGAGTTCGACCATATCTATGACGGCGGTCATTACGCGGGCGGCGTCATCATGGGGGACGACCCAGAAACATCTGCAGTGAATAACTATTTGCAAATGTGGGACGTCGATAACCTCTTTGTGGTAGGCGGATCCGCCTTCCCACAATTTGCAGGCCATCACCCAACCGCAACAATCGGCGCATTAGGCTACCGCGCATCCGAGGGAATTATCAAGTACTTCAAAAACGGCGGTCAACTCGTCGAAGCGGAAAAGAAGAGTAGGGTGGTTTAA
- a CDS encoding DUF443 family protein codes for MVDLEKATVKSLFKNNRYRVIHTNSNYYLIDGDHSILGYLFFAFNWLIPQKAYAITERDADDLIVNRLNVKKQNSLNLFGIGFIMIVFALFIPKIFQYFDKSSATFGDLRRIGDIYFVMPSTTFILFLLVSIVAPAVLLRVCLSIRAKKRLLETVDIDKLPVVEINILPNSVSIVLKTIGVYIFFGFLLFSSAYLMIILSGYWIISLSLMIIFLLFSLTNLLSFIPGDFGRYLCKVQL; via the coding sequence GTGGTAGATTTGGAGAAAGCAACGGTAAAATCTCTTTTTAAAAATAATCGTTATAGAGTTATACATACAAATTCAAATTACTATTTAATAGATGGAGATCATTCAATATTGGGCTATCTTTTCTTTGCTTTCAATTGGTTAATTCCGCAAAAAGCATATGCCATTACGGAACGAGACGCAGATGACCTAATCGTTAATCGGCTAAATGTAAAAAAACAAAACAGCTTAAATCTGTTTGGAATCGGCTTTATAATGATTGTTTTCGCATTATTTATCCCGAAAATATTTCAGTACTTTGATAAATCTTCTGCTACTTTCGGAGATTTACGTCGAATTGGAGACATCTATTTTGTCATGCCCTCCACGACATTCATTCTATTTTTATTAGTCTCAATAGTGGCGCCTGCTGTTTTGCTTCGAGTCTGTTTATCTATCAGAGCAAAGAAAAGACTCTTAGAAACAGTGGATATTGATAAATTACCCGTTGTAGAAATTAATATACTTCCTAACTCAGTTTCCATTGTTTTAAAAACGATTGGTGTATATATCTTTTTCGGTTTCTTATTATTTTCTTCTGCCTACTTAATGATTATATTAAGTGGTTATTGGATTATTTCACTAAGTCTCATGATTATTTTTTTATTGTTTTCATTAACGAATCTTTTATCCTTTATTCCTGGAGACTTTGGGAGGTACCTGTGCAAGGTGCAATTATGA
- a CDS encoding biotin-dependent carboxyltransferase family protein — protein sequence MTVTVLHAGLLTTIQDLGRYGAQKYGVIVSGAMDSYSLRIANLLVGNEEGEAAIEVTLFGTSLQFKKDQLIAITGADLAANLDGVKAPIWRPVLARKGSILTFKSSTKGARAYIAFAGGISVPQAMGSKSTYIRAGIGGFQGRALQKGDTFNCGEMSTLGQSLFYQLKARSPHFTWSVNYKALLNLQQAQTIRVLEGTEFNRFDQQSQQILFTESYTISRQADRMGYRLESKTPLTLIEEFELLSEGVTYGTIQVPTNGQPIILMADHQTTGGYPKIGQVISADLPNLAQLQPTATIQFKKVSLEQAQTVFIKNERLIADIKRSIQLKMHKLK from the coding sequence ATGACAGTTACAGTTCTTCACGCTGGTCTGTTGACAACCATCCAAGACCTAGGGCGATACGGCGCGCAAAAGTACGGCGTCATTGTAAGCGGCGCCATGGATAGTTATTCACTTAGAATTGCAAATTTATTGGTTGGAAATGAAGAAGGAGAAGCTGCGATTGAGGTCACTTTATTTGGAACGTCACTTCAATTTAAAAAAGACCAGTTAATTGCCATAACTGGTGCAGATTTGGCAGCAAACCTTGACGGCGTAAAAGCACCTATATGGCGGCCCGTCCTTGCCCGAAAAGGATCCATACTAACATTCAAATCCAGCACAAAAGGCGCACGGGCCTATATCGCTTTCGCCGGCGGGATTTCGGTTCCACAAGCAATGGGCAGCAAAAGTACATACATCCGCGCAGGCATCGGCGGATTTCAAGGAAGGGCTTTACAAAAAGGAGATACCTTCAATTGCGGGGAAATGAGTACGTTAGGTCAATCACTTTTTTATCAATTAAAAGCAAGATCTCCGCACTTTACCTGGTCCGTTAATTACAAAGCATTGCTTAACTTACAACAAGCACAAACGATACGAGTCCTAGAAGGAACGGAATTCAATCGATTCGATCAACAAAGCCAACAAATACTTTTTACCGAATCTTATACAATTTCCAGACAAGCCGACCGAATGGGCTATCGACTAGAAAGCAAAACACCACTGACATTAATAGAAGAATTCGAATTACTCTCTGAAGGCGTCACATACGGAACCATCCAAGTCCCGACAAACGGACAACCCATTATTTTAATGGCCGACCACCAAACAACAGGTGGCTATCCAAAAATCGGACAAGTCATCTCAGCAGACTTACCCAACTTGGCCCAACTACAACCAACAGCCACCATTCAATTCAAGAAAGTATCACTCGAACAAGCCCAAACAGTATTCATCAAAAATGAAAGGCTAATAGCGGATATCAAAAGAAGCATCCAACTAAAAATGCACAAACTTAAATAG
- a CDS encoding LamB/YcsF family protein, whose protein sequence is MLNVDLNCDLGESFGRYKLGEQGDILKYVTSANIACGFHAGDSTVMRETVKLAIDNGVKIGAHPGLPDLNGFGRRDMAITAQEGYDMVVYQVGALQGFLYRYNETMQHVKPHGALYQMASRDSELAEAIAKAVYDVSPSLVLFGLAGSELTKAGEKIGLRTAHEVFADRTYQADGSLTSRSKADALIADEKLAVEQVLKMVTEGKVLSQQNTDVSLRADTVCIHGDGAHALDFVRYIRKTLENNHINVTAIC, encoded by the coding sequence ATGTTGAATGTGGATTTGAATTGCGATTTGGGTGAAAGTTTCGGACGCTATAAACTCGGGGAGCAGGGAGACATATTGAAATATGTGACCTCGGCCAATATCGCCTGCGGTTTCCATGCGGGGGATTCAACGGTCATGCGGGAAACGGTCAAGCTTGCCATTGACAATGGCGTAAAGATTGGGGCACATCCGGGTCTGCCGGACTTAAATGGTTTTGGCCGTCGCGATATGGCGATTACCGCGCAAGAAGGGTACGATATGGTCGTTTACCAAGTTGGTGCGCTGCAAGGATTCTTATATCGCTATAACGAAACGATGCAACATGTGAAACCGCATGGCGCTTTATATCAAATGGCTTCGAGAGACAGTGAACTTGCGGAAGCCATTGCGAAAGCGGTTTATGATGTATCTCCTTCGTTGGTTTTATTCGGACTTGCTGGAAGTGAATTGACAAAAGCGGGTGAAAAAATCGGCTTACGAACAGCTCATGAAGTATTCGCTGATCGTACGTATCAAGCTGATGGCTCGTTGACATCGCGTTCAAAGGCAGATGCCTTGATTGCAGATGAAAAATTGGCTGTGGAACAAGTCTTGAAAATGGTCACAGAAGGAAAAGTACTTTCCCAACAAAACACAGATGTTTCCCTGAGGGCTGATACGGTTTGTATCCATGGTGACGGCGCACATGCGCTTGACTTTGTCAGGTATATTAGAAAAACGCTAGAAAATAATCATATTAATGTTACAGCTATTTGTTAG
- the pxpB gene encoding 5-oxoprolinase subunit PxpB, which produces MSQLTIKTTMKPLGDSALIVQLGEGIYPSIHEKVSYLSLLIEENPFEGFIEAVPAYNNLTIYYNPYIVYLSQTNRTLTPFQQVSTHLKTLTERIGDKPLLKKSVVELPVIYGGEFGPDLEYVAKSNNLSIEEVIQIHSENEYLVYMIGFAPGFPFLGGMDKRIATPRKETPRLTIPSGSVGIAGKQTGVYPLETPGGWQIIGRTPLDLFLPDMSPPTLLEAGDKIRFMPVSAKGLSL; this is translated from the coding sequence ATGAGTCAACTTACAATCAAAACAACCATGAAACCTTTAGGCGACTCCGCACTCATTGTCCAACTCGGCGAAGGAATTTACCCATCAATTCATGAAAAGGTTAGTTATCTATCCTTATTAATAGAAGAAAATCCTTTTGAGGGATTTATCGAGGCTGTTCCCGCTTATAATAATCTCACGATTTATTACAACCCATATATTGTTTATCTTTCACAGACAAATCGTACCTTAACGCCCTTTCAACAAGTATCCACTCATTTGAAAACACTCACTGAACGAATCGGTGACAAACCGCTTTTGAAAAAAAGTGTCGTGGAGCTTCCCGTCATATACGGAGGCGAATTCGGTCCTGATTTGGAATACGTAGCAAAATCCAATAACCTGTCCATTGAAGAAGTCATTCAAATTCATTCAGAAAATGAATACTTGGTCTATATGATTGGATTTGCGCCAGGTTTTCCTTTCCTTGGCGGCATGGATAAACGAATTGCAACACCGCGAAAAGAAACGCCTCGGCTCACCATTCCCTCTGGATCAGTCGGCATCGCGGGCAAACAAACAGGCGTCTATCCGCTAGAAACCCCGGGCGGTTGGCAAATCATCGGGCGCACACCGTTAGATTTATTTCTGCCCGACATGTCTCCGCCGACATTGCTAGAAGCTGGCGATAAAATTCGATTTATGCCCGTTTCTGCCAAGGGGTTGAGTTTATGA
- the nagE gene encoding N-acetylglucosamine-specific PTS transporter subunit IIBC, with protein MMKYVQKLGRSLMLPVAVLPAAAILMGIGYWIDPAGWGEGNVVAAFLIKAGASIIDSIPILFAVGVAYGMSKGKDGASALSGLVAFLVITTLLAPETVALFQGIDPENTNAAFAKVDNAFIGILSGLISAAMYNRFSHVKLPDFLAFFSGKRLVPIMSAVAMLFASAALFYIWPLFYGALVSFGTGISELGSVGAGLYGFFNRLLIPTGLHHALNAVFWFDTIGINDIGKFWDGTGTKGVTGMYQAGYFPIMMFGLPAAALAMYHTAKTTRRKQTASLMLAAGFAAFFTGVTEPIEFAFMFLAPALYVVHAALTGLSLFIAASFNWTAGFGFSAGFIDFFLSSRLPLANQPLMLMVQGLVFAVIYYFLFRFLITKFDLKTPGRGDDEEDEEQDLETGSQSDNKFTNMATKIHDGLGGNDNITSIDFCATRLRVEVKDMEAVDQKKIKSTGVPGINVVGPQSIQVIVGTSVQFVADEIEKIRQE; from the coding sequence TTGATGAAGTATGTGCAAAAGCTTGGACGTTCCTTGATGTTGCCTGTGGCTGTATTGCCAGCGGCTGCGATTTTGATGGGAATCGGGTATTGGATTGACCCTGCTGGATGGGGTGAAGGAAACGTTGTTGCCGCGTTTTTAATTAAAGCCGGGGCTTCTATTATCGATTCCATCCCGATTTTATTTGCTGTCGGGGTCGCTTATGGGATGTCTAAGGGTAAGGACGGGGCTTCTGCTCTAAGTGGATTGGTTGCGTTCTTGGTGATTACTACTTTGTTAGCGCCTGAAACTGTTGCGTTGTTTCAAGGCATTGATCCAGAAAACACGAACGCCGCTTTTGCAAAGGTAGATAATGCTTTTATTGGAATTCTTTCTGGTCTTATTTCTGCAGCTATGTACAATCGTTTTAGTCACGTTAAATTACCGGATTTCTTAGCTTTCTTTAGTGGAAAACGGCTGGTTCCAATCATGTCGGCAGTTGCGATGTTATTTGCTTCAGCTGCATTGTTCTATATTTGGCCGCTTTTCTACGGTGCCTTAGTTTCTTTTGGTACAGGAATCAGTGAGTTAGGTAGTGTTGGTGCAGGTCTTTATGGATTCTTTAACCGTTTATTAATTCCAACTGGATTGCATCACGCTTTAAACGCAGTATTCTGGTTTGACACAATCGGGATTAATGACATCGGGAAGTTCTGGGATGGTACCGGAACGAAAGGCGTCACTGGTATGTATCAGGCAGGGTATTTCCCAATTATGATGTTTGGATTACCGGCGGCAGCGCTTGCTATGTATCACACAGCTAAAACAACTAGAAGAAAACAAACAGCTTCATTAATGTTAGCTGCAGGGTTTGCAGCATTTTTCACAGGCGTTACAGAGCCAATTGAATTTGCATTTATGTTCCTTGCGCCAGCTCTTTACGTTGTACATGCCGCGTTAACAGGCTTGTCTTTATTCATCGCCGCAAGCTTTAATTGGACGGCAGGATTTGGATTTAGTGCAGGGTTTATCGACTTTTTCTTAAGCTCAAGATTACCCCTCGCAAATCAACCCTTAATGCTTATGGTACAAGGGCTCGTGTTTGCAGTTATCTACTATTTCCTTTTCAGATTCCTAATCACTAAATTCGACTTGAAAACACCAGGTCGTGGAGATGATGAGGAAGACGAAGAGCAGGATCTGGAAACAGGTTCACAATCAGACAACAAATTTACGAACATGGCCACTAAAATTCATGATGGTTTAGGCGGAAATGATAACATCACATCGATCGACTTCTGCGCAACACGACTACGCGTCGAAGTGAAAGATATGGAAGCCGTTGACCAAAAGAAAATTAAAAGTACAGGTGTCCCAGGCATCAATGTCGTCGGACCACAAAGTATCCAAGTGATTGTCGGCACAAGCGTACAGTTCGTAGCGGATGAAATCGAAAAAATACGTCAAGAATAA
- a CDS encoding sigma-54-dependent Fis family transcriptional regulator produces the protein MKILNELVDGQADEKLSAGHWMTPFPHIIEVGKTYREAAIKIEQLQLNCLPVVDERGHPVGLITLKKLMNIFLHENPDEEINSSIRIRDLVLIEQDASLLDICQIPHKQFLVVDDSGKLVGILTNQDILDGFSKYIYSLKQSENQADALSVILEKAYEGIAVVDENGVLLEFNEAYSRFTGVKREEAIGRHVTEVIENTNLHMTVKTAIPDRGVLQVIQGQPMVVHRIPLWKNGKVVGAIGMLIFEGVSEVYEILDKLQSEKVKNKTETKMMTTEIAEDSRITMDQIIGTSESILRAKRLARKAARTAATILISGESGTGKEVFAKCIHHLSPYYNGPFISVNCGAIPENLFESELFGYEEGAFTGAKKEGKPGKFELAQNGTIFLDEIGELSLLLQTKLLRVLQEKEAERVGSIKKYRVDVRVIAATNRNLEQMVEAGTFREDLYYRLNIIRLHLPPLRERTEDIPTLLAHFSKEICDKYNIVEKHFTSTAVASLVNNPWKGNIRELVNTIEQAVIMCDKDMIDVSDLPKVMRQDSNDERKNLSLIEQAKSVGEEAEKKLILKTLETVNGNKSQAALKLGIHRTTLYQRLRKYRIH, from the coding sequence ATGAAAATACTGAATGAATTAGTTGATGGACAGGCCGATGAGAAGTTAAGCGCAGGACATTGGATGACGCCGTTTCCTCATATAATCGAGGTAGGGAAAACATATCGGGAAGCCGCGATAAAGATTGAGCAGCTTCAGCTTAACTGTTTACCCGTAGTCGATGAACGAGGGCATCCGGTAGGTTTAATCACTTTAAAGAAATTAATGAATATATTTTTGCACGAGAATCCAGATGAAGAGATTAATAGTAGTATTCGAATTCGAGATCTAGTTCTAATTGAACAAGACGCTAGTTTATTGGATATATGTCAGATTCCTCATAAGCAGTTTTTAGTAGTGGATGACAGTGGAAAACTCGTTGGAATTTTGACGAATCAAGATATCTTAGATGGATTTTCGAAATACATTTATTCATTAAAGCAAAGCGAGAACCAAGCTGATGCACTTAGTGTTATTTTGGAAAAAGCCTATGAAGGCATTGCCGTCGTCGATGAAAATGGGGTTTTATTGGAGTTTAATGAAGCATACAGCCGCTTTACAGGTGTGAAGCGAGAAGAGGCAATTGGCCGTCATGTTACAGAGGTCATTGAAAATACAAATCTACATATGACAGTAAAGACAGCCATTCCGGACCGTGGAGTGCTGCAAGTTATTCAAGGTCAGCCTATGGTTGTGCATCGAATCCCACTTTGGAAAAATGGGAAAGTTGTTGGAGCGATTGGCATGCTGATTTTTGAAGGTGTATCGGAAGTTTATGAAATTCTGGACAAATTACAAAGTGAAAAGGTTAAAAACAAGACGGAAACCAAAATGATGACGACTGAAATCGCGGAAGATAGCCGTATAACGATGGATCAAATCATTGGAACGAGTGAAAGCATTTTACGAGCGAAGCGATTAGCGCGAAAAGCGGCCAGAACAGCGGCTACAATTCTTATTTCCGGTGAAAGTGGCACCGGGAAAGAGGTGTTTGCCAAGTGTATTCATCATTTGAGTCCGTACTATAATGGGCCATTTATCAGTGTGAATTGTGGGGCTATCCCTGAAAACTTATTTGAGTCGGAGCTCTTTGGTTATGAAGAAGGCGCTTTTACCGGTGCTAAAAAAGAAGGGAAACCAGGAAAGTTTGAACTTGCGCAAAATGGAACGATTTTTTTGGATGAAATCGGTGAGTTATCGCTTTTATTGCAAACGAAATTATTGCGTGTCTTGCAAGAAAAAGAGGCAGAACGAGTTGGTAGTATTAAAAAGTATCGCGTAGATGTTCGTGTGATTGCAGCAACGAATCGCAATCTTGAGCAGATGGTTGAAGCCGGTACATTTAGAGAGGACTTGTATTATCGCTTAAATATTATCCGATTACATTTACCGCCTTTACGTGAACGAACAGAAGACATCCCTACATTATTAGCCCATTTTTCAAAAGAAATCTGTGATAAATACAACATCGTGGAAAAACATTTTACTTCGACTGCGGTTGCATCTTTAGTTAATAATCCATGGAAGGGAAACATTAGAGAACTGGTGAATACAATCGAGCAGGCAGTCATCATGTGTGATAAAGACATGATTGACGTCAGTGATTTACCTAAAGTAATGCGGCAGGATTCAAACGATGAACGGAAGAATTTGTCCTTAATCGAACAGGCAAAGTCTGTAGGCGAAGAAGCTGAAAAAAAGCTCATTTTAAAGACGTTGGAAACAGTTAATGGCAATAAATCACAAGCAGCACTCAAACTAGGTATCCACAGAACGACACTGTACCAGCGATTAAGAAAATACAGGATTCACTAA